A genomic region of Nymphalis io chromosome 3, ilAglIoxx1.1, whole genome shotgun sequence contains the following coding sequences:
- the LOC126781183 gene encoding pyruvate kinase-like, with the protein MALPWHIPLEAISSLKENERPIESSLLLHYCNLNIHKNPCEELQSGLMCEIGMNNKEPSVIQRLIASGMTVARLNLRDLEPDASAQLIQSIRQAVFNYSTELEYVYPLALIVDVRGPDIVTGDLKGGPHTMIELVQNEIIRLTTDPSWRECGTIDCLFIGYDHLTELHPSDIIYIDSLTSGKIKLSVLEVGDDSIECNILSGGTIGAKMTVRITKVPNDVDTGNKKNLENFDLISSDSSQQPFEYMEDQIAWAVAFDIDAVLVPNAQNSQDIRYVRNILSEKGKHILVFACIDSVVGLDNIDILLSEADGIYIDKCVLSTDLPVEKIFIAQKVILAKCNYAGKPCICKAVINEQIPTLCVTDIANLVLDGADVLSLEIHYDSPLKKISPSFDAFRMAEHCIAAAAVICRQAESIVWQPKTYGNLKLMQNTLEEPSKAVCVTAVELAMRSQAVVIICLTNSGRTAKILSHAKPACPIVAVTRSCHAARQLRFWRGIRAMHYFEDAKNTWILEVENRIHSALDYCKAKRMLCAGDAYVVVTSFRRGVGYCDSVRLLYASARDTVFVE; encoded by the coding sequence ATGGCTTTACCTTGGCATATTCCTCTCGAAGCAATTTCtagtttaaaagaaaatgaacGCCCTATTGAATCCTcactattattacattattgcaatttgaatattcataaaaatcctTGCGAAGAACTTCAGTCAGGCCTTATGTGTGAAATAGGTATGAATAATAAAGAACCATCGGTTATACAAAGACTTATTGCCTCGGGAATGACTGTAGCACGATTAAATTTGCGAGATTTGGAACCCGATGCTAGTGCACAATTGATACAAAGTATACGGCAGGCTGTGTTTAATTACAGTACAGAACTTGAATACGTTTATCCTTTAGCATTAATTGTTGACGTACGAGGTCCCGATATTGTAACCGGGGATCTGAAAGGTGGTCCCCACACCATGATTGAGCTAgttcaaaatgaaataattagaCTGACAACAGACCCAAGTTGGCGAGAATGTGGTACGATAGACTGTTTATTTATTGGATACGATCATTTAACCGAATTACACCCAAGTGATATTATCTATATTGATAGTTTAACATCAGGAAAAATTAAGCTATCTGTGTTAGAAGTTGGAGATGATTCTattgaatgtaatattttaagtggTGGCACAATTGGAGCTAAAATGACGGTTAGAATAACTAAAGTTCCAAATGATGTCGAtactggtaataaaaaaaatcttgagaaTTTTGACTTAATTTCGTCCGACTCTTCACAACAACCTTTTGAATACATGGAAGATCAGATAGCTTGGGCAGTAGCTTTTGACATAGATGCTGTTTTGGTACCTAATGCGCAAAATTCTCAAGATATACGTTACGTCAGAAATATCCTTTCCGAAAAAGGCAAACATATTCTTGTCTTTGCTTGTATAGATTCAGTTGTGGGTCTAGACAACATTGACATTTTACTATCAGAAGCTGATGGAATATACATTGATAAATGTGTTTTGAGTACAGATTTACccgtagaaaaaatatttattgctcaGAAAGTTATTTTAGCTAAATGTAATTATGCTGGAAAGCCTTGTATATGTAAGGCTGTTATAAACGAACAAATTCCTACTTTGTGTGTAACTGACATTGCAAATCTTGTTTTGGATGGTGCTGATGTTCTTTCTTTGGAAATACATTATGATTCACCTCTTAAAAAAATTTCTCCGTCATTCGACGCGTTTCGTATGGCGGAACATTGTATAGCGGCTGCAGCGGTTATTTGTAGACAAGCTGAAAGTATAGTCTGGCAACCAAAAACGTAcggcaatttaaaattaatgcaaaatACACTCGAAGAGCCTTCTAAAGCTGTATGTGTAACTGCAGTCGAGTTGGCTATGCGTTCTCAAGCAGttgttataatttgtttaacaaaCTCTGGACGTACTGCAAAAATACTTTCGCATGCTAAGCCAGCTTGTCCTATCGTAGCTGTCACGAGATCTTGTCATGCCGCAAGACAATTACGGTTCTGGAGAGGCATACGAGCTATGCACTACTTTGAAGATGCTAAAAATACATGGATTCTAGAAGTTGAGAACCGTATACATTCAGCTCTTGATTATTGCAAAGCAAAAAGGATGTTATGTGCAGGTGACGCTTACGTTGTAGTAACAAGTTTTCGTCGAGGTGTTGGATATTGCGATTCTGTTAGACTTTTATATGCTAGTGCTCGTGATACTGTATTTGTTGaataa